The region CCTCAGGGCAGTGTGCTGGGGGCTGTGGAGTACCTCCGCGCAGTGTGCTGGGGGCTGTGGAGTACCTCAGGGCAGTGTGCTGGGACTACTTTTTCTGTTATAGATCAATGATACTAGATATTCCttagcccccccaaaaaaaaatgtaGTAGTATCAGGTCTTACCCTCAGGCGGGGAGTTGAGGTACTGCTTCATGAGCCCCTGGACCCTCTCCAggtagttatagtagtagtattagtagtagtagtagtattagtagtattagtagtagtagtagtattaggtCTTACCCTCAGGCAGGGAGTTGAGGTACTGCTTCATGAGCCCCTGGACCCTCACCaggtagttatagtattagtagtattagtagtagtaccaggTCTTACCCTCGGGCAGGGAGTTGAGGTACTGCTTCATGAGCCCCTGGACCCTCTCCAGGTAGTTatattagtagtattagtagtatattAGTGATAGTAGTAGCAGGTCTTACCCTCAGGCAGGGAGTTGAGGTACTGCTTCATGAGCCCCTGGACCCTCTCCAGGTAGTTatattagtagtattagtagtatattagtggtagtagtagcaggtCTTACCCTCAGGCAGGGAGTTGAGGTACTGCTTCATGAGCCCCTGGACCCTCTCCAGGTACAGCTGAATGAGGATGTTATGGAACTCTGGCTCCGTCTCCTCCCAGACGTGTACGATGTGCTCCAGGTAGGGGATAGTCAGCTCCTTAAAGCCCTCCTGCAGGAAGTTCAGGACCTTGTCTCTGGGCAGGGTCTCTACCTCCGTCAGGTCCTCAGTGAAGATCTGAAGGACAGAAACCATATGTATATGACGTATGCATTGACATTGGAGAATCAAacacatccatgcaatctccatagacaaacactgtcagtagaatggcccttactgaagagctcagtgacttacaACGTGGCagcgtcataggatgccacctttccaacaagtcagttcttaaAATGTCTGCCCGGCTAGAGCTGCCCCccgggtcaactgtaagtgttgttattgtgatggtggaaacgtctagaagcaacAGCGGCTCagtcgcgaagtggtaggccacaccagctcacagaacgggaccgccgagtgctgaagcacgtgtCCTCGATTGCAaccctcactaccgagttccaaactgcccctggaagcaacgtcGGGAAACAATGACTGTTTGTCGGAAGctccatgaaatgggtttccacggctgagcagcctcacacaagcctaagatcaccatgtgcaatgccaagcattgggctggagtggtgtaaagcacaCCGCCATTTGACTCAAAAGAAATTtatcttgtcaccaaaaacactcacaaacttctacagacgcAGCATGtcgtatcaccgcctggtacggcaactgctccgcccacaaccgtaaggctctccagagggtagtgaggtctgcacaacgcatcaccgggggcaaactacctgccgtccaggacacctacaccacccaatgttacaggaaggccataaagatcatcaaggacatcaaccacccgaaccactgcctgttcaccccgctatcatccagaaggcgaggtcagtacaggtgcatcaaagctgggaccgaaaaacagcttctatctcaaggccatcagactgttaaacagccaccactaacattgagtggctactgccaacacactgactcaactccagccactttaataatggaaaaattggatgtaaaaatgtatcactagccactttaaataatgccacttcatttaatgtttacataccatacattactcatctcatatgtatatactgtattttatatcaTCTATTACATCTTGcctgccgttcggccatcgctcatccatatctttatatgtacatattcttattccatctctttagatttgtgtgtattaggtagttgttggggaattgttagattacaggttagatattactgcacggtctgaactagaagcacaagcatttcactacacattaacatctgctaaccatgtgacctacaacatctgccgaccatgtgaccaacaacatctgccgaccatgtgaccaacaacatctgccgaccatgtgaccaacaacatctgccgaccatgtgacctacaacatctgccgaccatgtgacctacaacatctgccgaccatgtgacctacaacatctgccgaccatgtgacctacaacatctgccgaccatgtgacctacaacatctgccgaccatgtgaccaacaacatctgccgaccatgtgaccaacaacatctgccgaccatgtgacctacaacatctgccgaccatgtgacctacaacatctgccgaccatgtgacctacaacatctgccgaccatgtgacctacaacatctgccgaccatgtgacctacaacatctgccgaccatgtgacctacaacatctgccgaccatgtgacctacaacatctgccgaccatgtgacctacaacatctgccgaccatgtgacctacaacatctgccgaccatgtgacctacaacatctgccgaccatgtgacctacaacatctgccgaccatgtgacctacaacatctgccgaccatgtgacctacaacatctgccgaccatgtgacctacaacatctgccgaccatgtgacctacaacatctgccgaccatgtgacctacaacatctgccgaccatgtgacctacaacatctgccgaccatgtgacctacaacatctgccgaccatgtgacctacaacatctgccgaccatgtgacctacaacatctgccgaccatgtgacctacaacatctgccgaccatgtgacctacaacatctgccgaccatgtgacctacaacatctgccgaccatgtgacctacaacatctgccgaccatgtgacctacaacatctgccgaccatgtgacctacaacatctgccgaccatgtgacctacaacatctgccgaccatgtgacctacaacatctgccgaccatgtgacctacaacatctgccgaccatgtgacctacaacatctgccgaccatgtgacctacaacatctgccgaccatgtgacctacaacatctgccgaccatgtgacctacaacatctgccgaccatgtgacctacaacatctgccgaccatgtgacctacaacatctgccgaccatgtgacctacaacatctgccgaccatgtgacctacaacatctgccgaccatgtgacctacaacatctgccgaccatgtgacctacaacatctgccgaccatgtgacctacaacatctgacccgaccatgtgacctacaacatctgccgaccatgtgacctacaacatctgccgaccatgtgacctacaacatctgccgaccatgtgacctacaacatctgccgaccatgtgaccaacaacatctgccgaccatgtgacctacaacatctgccgaccatgtgacctacaacatctgccgaccatgtgacctacaacatctgccgaccatgtgacctacaacatctgccgaccatgtgacctacaacatctgccgaccatgtgacctacaacatctgccgaccatgtgacctacaacatctgccgaccatgtgacctacaacatctgccgaccatgtgacctacaacatctgccgaccatgtgacctacaacatctgccgaccatgtgacctacaacatctgccgaccatgtgacctacaacatctgccgaccatgtgacctacaacatctgccgaccatgtgacctacaacatctgccgaccatgtgacctacaacatctgccgaccatgtgacctacaacatctgccgaccatgtgacctacaacatctgccgaccatgtgacctacaacatctgccgaccatgtgacctacaacatctgccgaccatgtgacctacaacatctgccgaccatgtgacctacaacatctgccgaccatgtgacctacaacatctgccgaccatgtatgtgacctacaacatctgccgaccatgtgacctacaacatctgccgaccatgtgacctacaacatctgccgaccatgtgacctacaacatctgccgaccatgtgacctacaacatctgccgaccatgtgacctacaacatctgccgaccatgtgacctacaacatctgccgaccatgtgacctacaacatctgccgaccatgtgacctacaacatctgccgaccatgtgacctacaacatctgccgaccatgtgacctacaacatctgccgaccatgtgacctacaacatctgccgaccatgtgacctacaacatctgccgaccatgtgacctacaacatctgccgaccatgtgacctacaacatctgccgaccatgtgacctacaacatctgccgaccatgtgacctacaacatctgccgaccatgtgacctacaacatctgccgaccatgtgacctacaacatctgccgaccatgtgacctacaacatctgccgaccatgtgacctacaacatctgccgaccatgtgacctacaacatctgccgaccatgtgacctacaacatctgccgaccatgtgacctacaacatctgccgaccatgtgacctacaacatctgccgaccatgtgacctacaacatctgccgaccatgtgacctacaacatctgccgaccatgtgacctacaacatctgccgaccatgtgacctacaacatctgccgaccatgtgacctacaacatctgccgaccatgtgacctacaacatctgccgaccatgtgacctacaacatctgccgaccatgtgacctacaacatctgccgaccatgtgacctacaacatctgcccgaccatgtgacctacaacatctgccgaccatgtgacctacaacatctgccgaccatgtgacctacaacatctgccgaccatgtgacctacaacatctgccgaccatgtgacctacaacaacatctgccgaccatgtgaccaacaacatctgccgaccatgtgaccaacaacatctgccgaccatgtgacctacaacatctgccgaccatgtgacctacaacatctgccgaccatgtgacctacaacatctgccgaccatgtgaccaacaacatctgccgaccatgtgacctacaacatctgccgaccatgtgacctacaacatctgccgaccatgtgaccaacaacatctgccgaccatgtgaccaacaacatctgccgaccatgtgaccaacaacatctgccgaccatgtgaccaacaacatctgccgaccatgtgacctacaacatctgccgaccatgtgacctacaacatctgccgaccatgtgacctacaacatctgccgaccatgtgacctacaacatctgccgaccatgtgacctacaacatctgccgaccatgtgaccaacaacatctgccgaccatgtgacctacaacatctgccgaccatgtgacctacaacatctgccgaccatgtgacctacaacatctgccgaccatgtgacctacaacatctgccgaccatgtgacctacaacatctgccgaccatgtgacctacaacatctgccgaccatgtgacctacaacatctgccgaccatgtgacctacaacatctgccgaccatgtgacctacaacatctgccgaccatgtgacctacaacatctgccgaccatgtgacctacaacatctgccgaccatgtgacctacaacatctgccgaccatgtgacctacaacatctgccgaccatgtgacctacaacatctgccgaccatgtgacctacaacatctgccgaccatgtgacctacaacatctgccgaccatgtgacctacaacatctgccgaccatgtgacctacaacatctgccgaccatgtgacctacaacatctgccgaccatgtgacctacaacatctgccgaccatgtgacctacaacatctgccgaccatgtgacctacaacatctgcccgaccatgtgacctacaacatctgccgaccatgtgacctacaacatctgccgaccatgtgacctacaacatctgccgaccatgtgacctacaacatctgccgaccatgtgacctacaacatctgccgaccatgtgacctacaacatctgccgaccatgtgacctacaacatctgccgaccatgtgacctacaacatctgccgaccatgtgacctacaacatctgccgaccatgtgacctacaacatctgccgaccatgtgacctacaacatctgccgaccatgtgacctacaacatctgccgaccatgtgacctacaacatctgccgaccatgtgacctacaacatctgccgaccatgtgacctacaacatctgccacCATGTGACCATGCCGACcatgacctacaacatctgccgaccatgtgacctacaacatctgccgaccatgtgacctacaacatctgccgaccatgtgacctacaacatctgccgaccatgtgacctacaacttctgccgaccatgtgacctacaacatctgccgaccatgtgaccttcaacatctgccgaccatgtgac is a window of Oncorhynchus keta strain PuntledgeMale-10-30-2019 unplaced genomic scaffold, Oket_V2 Un_contig_17044_pilon_pilon, whole genome shotgun sequence DNA encoding:
- the LOC118369020 gene encoding vam6/Vps39-like protein, which translates into the protein MENLVIIFEFSPWVLKICPEDGLKIFTEDLTEVETLPRDKVLNFLQEGFKELTIPYLEHIVHVWEETEPEFHNILIQLYLERVQGLMKQYLNSLPEGVPAVAAGKEEGDLGEFRNKLLCFLEVSTSYEPGCLISDFHFD